A single region of the Triticum dicoccoides isolate Atlit2015 ecotype Zavitan chromosome 2B, WEW_v2.0, whole genome shotgun sequence genome encodes:
- the LOC119365980 gene encoding glutamine synthetase leaf isozyme, chloroplastic-like, whose product MAQAVVPAMQCQVGVRGRSAVPARQPAGRVWGVRRTARAASGFKVLALGPETTGVIQRMQQLLDMDTTPFTDKIIAEYIWVGGSGIDLRSKSRTISKPVEDPSELPKWNYDGSSTGQAPGEDSEVILYPQAIFKDPFRGGNNILVICDTYTPQGEPIPTNKRHMAAQIFSDPKVTSQVPWFGIEQEYTLMQRDVNWPLGWPVGGYPGPQGPYYCAVGSDKSFGRDISDAHYKACLYAGIEISGTNGEVMPGQWEYQVGPSVGIDAGDHIWASRYILERITEQAGVVLTLDPKPIQGDWNGAGCHTNYSTLSMREDGGFDVIKKAILNLSLRHDLHIAAYGEGNERRLTGLHETASISDFSWGVANRGCSIRVGRETEAKGKGYLEDRRPASNMDPYTVTALLAETTILWEPTLEAEALAAKKLALKV is encoded by the exons ATGGCGCaggcggtggtgccggcgatgcagTGCCAGGTGGGCGTGCGGGGCAGGTCGGCCGTCCCGGCGAGGCAGCCCGCGGGCAGGGTGTGGGGCGTCAGGAGGACCGCCCGCGCCGCCTCCGGCTTCAAGGTGCTCGCCCTCGGCCCGGAGACCACCGGCGTCATCCAGAGGATGCAGCAGCTGCTCGACATGGACACCACGCCCTTCACCGACAAGATCATCGCCGAGTACATCTG GGTTGGAGGATCTGGAATTGACCTCAGAAGCAAATCAAGG ACGATTTCGAAGCCAGTGGAGGACCCGTCAGAGCTACCGAAATGGAACTACGATGGATCGAGCACAGGCCAGGCTCCTGGAGAAGACAGTGAAGTCATCCTATA CCCACAGGCCATATTCAAGGACCCATTCCGAGGAGGCAACAACATACTG GTTATCTGTGACACCTACACACCACAAGGGGAACCCATCCCTACTAACAAACGACACATGGCTGCACAAATCTTCAGTGACCCCAAGGTCACTTCACAAGTGCCATG GTTTGGAATCGAACAGGAGTACACTCTGATGCAGAGGGATGTGAACTGGCCTCTTGGCTGGCCTGTTGGAGGGTACCCTGGCCCCCAG GGTCCATACTACTGCGCCGTAGGATCAGACAAGTCATTTGGCCGTGACATTTCAGATGCTCACTACAAGGCATGCCTTTACGCCGGAATTGAAATCAGTGGAACAAACGGGGAGGTCATGCCTGGTCAG TGGGAGTACCAGGTTGGACCCAGCGTTGGTATTGATGCAGGAGATCACATATGGGCTTCAAGATACATTCTCGAG AGAATCACGGAGCAAGCTGGTGTCGTGCTCACCCTTGACCCAAAACCAATCCAG GGTGACTGGAATGGAGCTGGCTGCCACACAAATTACAG CACATTGAGCATGCGTGAGGATGGAGGTTTCGACGTGATCAAGAAGGCAATCCTGAACCTTTCACTCCGCCATGACTTGCACATAGCCGCATATGGTGAAGGAAACGAACGGAGGTTGACAGGGCTACATGAGACAGCTAGCATATCAGACTTCTCATGG GGTGTCGCGAATCGTGGCTGCTCTATTCGTGTGGGGCGAGAGACTGAGGCAAAGGGCAAAG GATACCTGGAGGACCGTCGCCCGGCCTCGAACATGGACCCATACACCGTGACGGCGCTGCTGGCCGAGACCACGATCCTGTGGGAGCCGACCCTCgaggcagaggccctcgctgccaagAAGCTGGCGCTGAAGGTATGA
- the LOC119368531 gene encoding uncharacterized protein LOC119368531: protein MEKLLAVVCVSSLLLAALADDASSRSSLQYPSLDSLQGRVLGRKGREEPAHHHYRREGEHEQHHEVVPMGVESAEERKKAGWRNEDEDAVATEGLISSADYSGVAMHGHSSLPAHKKHPKP, encoded by the exons ATGGAAAAGCTGCTCGCCGTAGTGTGTGTTTCAAGCCTTCTTCTAGCCGCTCTTGCGGACGATGCCTCCTCCCGATCTTCTCTTCAGTACCCCTCCCTGGACAGTCTACAAGGTCGTGTTCTAGGTCGCAAAGGCCGAGAAGAGCCAGCACACCACCATTACCGGCGTGAAGGCGAGCACGAGCAGCATCATGAG GTTGTACCTATGGGAGTGGAGAGTGCTGAAGAGAGGAAGAAGGCAGGCTGGAGgaacgaggacgaggacgcggttgCGACGGAAGGGTTGATCTCCAGCGCGGACTACAGCGGCGTGGCCATGCACGGCCACAGCTCCCTGCCGGCGCACAAAAAGCACCCCAAACCATAG
- the LOC119365978 gene encoding uncharacterized protein LOC119365978: protein MENPGGARKKKRRKGSGGEAAASFDRDVFPILLAAVAPTTRPNQRASSSSAAAAAARLLRRLLSRSPPAPPLSPLPRSLVALLPLLLTSSSHSVAALSCEVMGAAALQSMEAGETLVSDGGIASGLARALGTSSQRVSEAACNAVMDLSASPVGRERLSGSPVLPRLLYLFSQVESISAVVGSRSTECQARMSEPDKCLNLIIDTVVLMVNSCKVDKLHNLQQELVRKVMHLLYELWSQVILLRSSADCSNWKDQLQSRPDEISEAIFRLSMDLSYPAHLESDEVRESFFGQTESDFEKFALMYWENSPYLYRKKQSDLEGDAVFTTLHNAFDLRTPDSIIESLIQGLVSCPAIASDELNINSFLHEAHDSLGAPVKYRQDVRVVRTRDQCSTGSWMEEHFFDDGMVFPDATAFVEKCKGAIRNGFSIALRGMEFRSEKIAAIASALADLFGQPSVGANIYFSPPRSQGLARHYDDHCVLVWQLLGCKKWKIWPNTKSILPRLYEPFHSLDGLVDDSGGRVEVLHEGDIMYVPRGHVHEAHTDVDEGESEANASANYSLHLTLAIEVEPPFEWEGFIHIALHCWLEEQKLVGSSGSVESRMEEQAPLFALLLHVAIRLLSDDDPTLRKACMVAAKFPSSSNSLPMSHLNSLRSSQRSTFSEILDKIDKSCSFEDALRSIELAVKARNDEPFQWMSWLRHLPQQQHGLGRIDFCDVLGPLEELVDMFSSDSEGASADFAEFRSRFCRRAVYDGARREFESLLSMYRTARSRYAKGMLALHGKHGG from the exons ATGGAAAATCCCGgcggggcgaggaagaagaagaggaggaagggaagcggcggcgaggcggccgccTCCTTCGACCGCGACGTCTTCCCCATCCTCCTCGCGGCCGTCGCGCCAACCACCCGGCCGAAccagcgcgcctcctcctcctccgccgccgccgccgccgcgcgcctcctGCGCCGCCTTCTCTCCCGCTCGCCGCCGGCGCCACCGCTCTCCCCTCTCCCGAGATCCCTCGTCGCGCTTCTGCCGCTCCTCCTCACCTCCAG CTCGCATTCTGTGGCCGCGCTGAGCTGCGAGGTGATGGGCGCGGCGGCGCTGCAGTCCATGGAGGCCGGCGAGACGCTGGTATCCGACGGCGGGATCGCCAGTGGCTTGGCGCGGGCGTTGGGGACTAGCAGCCAGCGTGTGTCCGAGGCTGCCTGCAATGCTGTGATGGATCTCTCGGCGTCTCCGGTTGGCAGGGAACGTCTCTCGGGCTCCCCTGTTCTGCCCAGGCTATT GTACCTATTTTCTCAGGTGGAATCTATTTCTGCGGTTGTCGGTAGCAGGAGCACCGAGTGCCAAGCAAGGATGTCAGAGCCAGATAAATGTTTGAACTTGATCATTGACACAGTGGTGCTCATGGTGAACTCCTGTAAAGTCGACAAGTTGCACAATCTGCAGCAAGAGCTAGTTAGAAAAGTTATGCATTTGTTGTATGAATTATGGAGCCAAGTTATACTCTTACGATCATCAGCTGACTGCAGCAACTGGAAGGATCAACTCCAAAGCAGACCAGATGAGATATCTGAAGCTATTTTTAGGCTTTCGATGGATCTTTCTTATCCAGCCCACCTGGAATCTGATGAGGTCAGAGAAAGCTTTTTTGGACAAACGGAATCTGACTTCGAAAAGTTTGCCCTGATGTACTGGGAAAACTCTCCTTATTTATACAGGAAGAAACAAAGTGATCTGGAGGGGGATGCCGTGTTCACTACATTGCATAATGCTTTTGATCTTAGAACACCTGATTCCATCATTGAGTCACTCATACAGGGGCTTGTTTCCTGCCCTGCTATTGCTTCGGATGAACTCAATATAAATTCATTTCTCCATGAGGCTCATGATTCCTTGGGTGCTCCTGTGAAGTATAGGCAAGATGTAAGAGTCGTGAGAACACGAGATCAGTGCTCAACAGGATCTTGGATGGAGGAGCATTTCTTCGATGATGGAATGGTCTTCCCGGATGCAACTGCATTTGTTGAAAAATGTAAGGGCGCAATCAGGAATGGTTTCTCAATTGCCTTGCGTGGCATGGAGTTCCGATCCGAAAAGATTGCTGCTATAGCCTCTGCTCTAGCTGATCTATTTGGTCAGCCTTCTGTAGGGGCCAACATATACTTCTCACCCCCAAGATCTCAAGGCCTGGCTCGGCATTATGACGACCACTGTGTGCTTGTTTGGCAACTACTTGGGTGCAAGAAGTGGAAGATCTGGCCCAATACAAAGTCAATTTTGCCTAGACTATATGAACCCTTTCACTCTTTAGATGGCTTGGTGGATGATAGTGGCGGAAGGGTGGAAGTTCTACATGAAGGAGACATAATGTATGTTCCTAGAGGCCATGTGCATGAGGCTCACACTGACGTAGACGAAGGTGAATCTGAAGCCAATGCATCTGCCAATTACTCGCTACATTTGACCCTTGCCATCGAGGTCGAGCCACCCTTTGA GTGGGAAGGATTCATACACATTGCTCTTCACTGCTGGTTGGAGGAGCAGAAACTTGTGGGGAGCTCTGGATCCGTCGAGTCCAGGATGGAAGAACAAGCTCCATTGTTTGCTCTCCTGCTGCATGTGGCCATCAGGCTGCTCTCGGATGACGATCCTACTCTCAGGAAGGCGTGCATGGTGGCGGCAAAGTTCCCGTCATCCAGTAACTCCCTTCCAATGTCCCATCTGAACTCTCTCAGAAGCAGCCAGAGATCAACCTTCTCCGAGATACTCGACAAGATCGACAAAAGCTGCAGCTTCGAGGATGCGCTGAGGTCGATCGAGCTCGCGGTCAAGGCGAGGAACGATGAGCCCTTCCAGTGGATGTCCTGGCTCAGACATCTCCCGCAGCAGCAGCACGGTCTCGGGAGGATCGACTTCTGCGACGTCCTGGGACCCCTGGAAGAACTTGTCGACATGTTCAGCTCCGACAGCGAGGGAGCCTCGGCTGATTTCGCCGAGTTCAGGTCGAGGTTCTGTAGGCGCGCCGTGTACGACGGTGCTCGCAGGGAGTTCGAGTCGCTGCTCAGCATGTACAGGACGGCTCGGTCGCGGTACGCCAAGGGCATGCTGGCGCTGCACGGGAAGCATGGAGGCTAG